One window of Daphnia carinata strain CSIRO-1 chromosome 7, CSIRO_AGI_Dcar_HiC_V3, whole genome shotgun sequence genomic DNA carries:
- the LOC130695401 gene encoding protein FAM177A1-like isoform X2, with amino-acid sequence MVVPDAIVQVNLEATVPELASSDKPLQIENGRKVKRYIHCSDGVYEEYSSDEEGVCKVQTSSTLVDPKTMAWMPWFSHVSSKALAACDYVGETLADFLGITAPKYQYEIEEAKRMQEEENAEKKAIDLEMAGWRDQSTTGPEPQTSTPISILPKVIPNQVSTGTNV; translated from the exons ATGGTAGTTCCCGATGCAATTGTTCAAGTTAATCTTGAGGCAACTGTACCTGAACTAGCAAGTTCAGATAAGCCATTACAAATTGAGAATGGCAGAAAGGTGAAAAGGTACATTCACTGTAGTGATGGCGTTTACGAAGAGTACAGCAGTGATGAAGAAGGAGTCTGCAAGGTCCAGACTAGTTCCACACTTGTTGATCCA AAAACCATGGCTTGGATGCCTTGGTTTTCACATGTGTCGTCAAAGGCCTTGGCGGCTTGTGATTATGTTGGGGAAACCCTGGCAGACTTCCTTGGTATTACTGCCCCGAAATATCAGTATGAGATAGAAGAGGCTAAACGGatgcaagaagaagaaaatgctgAGAAGAAAGCTATCGACTTGGAAATGGCAGGATGGAGAGATCAATCAACTACTGGACCGGAACCTCAAACTAGTACCCCTATTTCAATTCTTCCTAAAGTTATTCCAAATCAAGTTAGTACTGGCACAAATGTTTAG
- the LOC130695401 gene encoding protein FAM177B-like isoform X1, translating into MEELQTVKSSAAGETLGEMVVPDAIVQVNLEATVPELASSDKPLQIENGRKVKRYIHCSDGVYEEYSSDEEGVCKVQTSSTLVDPKTMAWMPWFSHVSSKALAACDYVGETLADFLGITAPKYQYEIEEAKRMQEEENAEKKAIDLEMAGWRDQSTTGPEPQTSTPISILPKVIPNQVSTGTNV; encoded by the exons ATGGAGGAACTACAAACTGTTAAG TCAAGTGCAGCAGGTGAAACCCTTGGGGAAATGGTAGTTCCCGATGCAATTGTTCAAGTTAATCTTGAGGCAACTGTACCTGAACTAGCAAGTTCAGATAAGCCATTACAAATTGAGAATGGCAGAAAGGTGAAAAGGTACATTCACTGTAGTGATGGCGTTTACGAAGAGTACAGCAGTGATGAAGAAGGAGTCTGCAAGGTCCAGACTAGTTCCACACTTGTTGATCCA AAAACCATGGCTTGGATGCCTTGGTTTTCACATGTGTCGTCAAAGGCCTTGGCGGCTTGTGATTATGTTGGGGAAACCCTGGCAGACTTCCTTGGTATTACTGCCCCGAAATATCAGTATGAGATAGAAGAGGCTAAACGGatgcaagaagaagaaaatgctgAGAAGAAAGCTATCGACTTGGAAATGGCAGGATGGAGAGATCAATCAACTACTGGACCGGAACCTCAAACTAGTACCCCTATTTCAATTCTTCCTAAAGTTATTCCAAATCAAGTTAGTACTGGCACAAATGTTTAG